In Zobellia roscoffensis, the following are encoded in one genomic region:
- the ruvC gene encoding crossover junction endodeoxyribonuclease RuvC, translated as MATEKIILGIDPGTTIMGFGLIKVVGKKMEFIQMNELMLKKYDDHYVKLKLIFERTIELIDTYHPDEIAIEAPFFGKNVQSMLKLGRAQGVAMAAGLSREIPITEYLPKKIKMAITGNGNASKEQVAKMLQSVLGLKTLPKNLDSTDGLAAAVCHFYNQGRVEVGKNYSGWDAFVKQNAKRVKK; from the coding sequence TTGGCTACAGAAAAAATTATACTCGGTATTGATCCAGGTACTACCATTATGGGCTTCGGTCTTATAAAAGTGGTAGGCAAGAAAATGGAGTTCATACAGATGAACGAATTGATGCTCAAAAAATATGATGACCATTACGTAAAGTTAAAACTCATTTTTGAGCGTACCATAGAGCTAATCGATACCTATCACCCAGACGAAATTGCCATTGAAGCACCTTTTTTTGGGAAGAACGTACAGTCCATGCTAAAACTGGGGCGTGCACAAGGTGTAGCCATGGCGGCGGGACTTTCACGTGAAATTCCTATAACGGAATACCTGCCTAAAAAAATAAAGATGGCCATAACTGGTAATGGTAATGCCAGTAAAGAACAAGTCGCCAAAATGCTACAAAGTGTTCTCGGCTTAAAAACACTACCAAAAAACCTAGACAGCACAGATGGACTAGCCGCTGCAGTATGTCATTTCTATAACCAAGGTAGAGTGGAAGTAGGTAAAAACTATTCAGGTTGGGACGCTTTTGTAAAACAGAATGCGAAAAGGGTGAAGAAGTAG
- a CDS encoding tetratricopeptide repeat protein, which yields MRKSVAIILILLFAKVHSQSQSNIIIADSLYATGNYTKAINQYAEDGSIASNLQIARAYNSIGNYEKAITQYQNVLSKDAGLQIAQFELGKLYLKTDDFTSAEYLFLELTQVAEDNPEYHYYLGETFRKQKKTEHSLSSYKNAVVTDSTHLRSLFQLGKYYVGQRKKDSALIFIDYGLRFYENDVAMINLKALAYYKNDEYVKALPHFERLEELGEENEYLYEKLAYCYFKDWELNKAKTNYKKVLEWNDENADAYYMLGQVFSKDKQIDSAEYYIKESIAVQQPFLVREYVALAGIARSKEDLKSALEYYKLAHEEDPDDALVYYNICTVADQYYKDPKVKLKYYEKFQERFGNKNDYMSKMVTKRISELKEEIHFNVK from the coding sequence ATGAGAAAAAGTGTTGCAATCATACTCATTTTGCTATTTGCTAAAGTGCATTCGCAATCACAGTCGAATATAATTATTGCAGACAGTCTTTATGCTACAGGCAATTATACGAAAGCCATAAACCAATATGCCGAAGATGGTTCTATTGCGTCTAATTTACAGATTGCAAGAGCGTATAACTCCATTGGGAATTATGAAAAAGCCATAACGCAGTATCAAAATGTATTGTCTAAAGATGCAGGGCTCCAAATTGCACAATTTGAACTGGGGAAGCTTTATTTAAAAACGGATGACTTCACCAGTGCAGAATATCTTTTTTTAGAGTTGACGCAAGTTGCTGAAGATAACCCAGAATACCATTACTATTTAGGAGAGACTTTTCGCAAGCAAAAAAAAACTGAACATAGTTTATCGTCATACAAGAATGCCGTTGTAACAGATAGTACTCACTTAAGAAGTTTGTTTCAGTTGGGTAAGTATTACGTTGGCCAACGAAAAAAGGATTCAGCCTTGATTTTTATTGATTATGGACTCCGATTTTACGAAAACGACGTGGCGATGATAAACTTGAAAGCTTTAGCCTATTATAAAAATGATGAATACGTCAAAGCACTTCCTCATTTTGAAAGGCTTGAAGAGTTGGGAGAAGAGAACGAATATCTTTATGAAAAGCTAGCCTATTGCTATTTCAAAGATTGGGAGTTAAATAAGGCAAAAACCAACTATAAAAAAGTTTTAGAATGGAATGATGAAAATGCCGATGCTTATTATATGCTAGGTCAGGTGTTCAGCAAAGATAAACAGATAGATAGTGCGGAGTATTATATAAAGGAGTCCATTGCGGTTCAACAGCCCTTTCTGGTAAGAGAATATGTTGCTCTCGCGGGAATTGCCAGAAGCAAAGAAGATTTAAAATCTGCTTTGGAATATTATAAATTAGCTCATGAGGAAGACCCCGATGATGCGCTGGTCTATTACAACATTTGCACGGTGGCAGATCAGTATTATAAAGACCCTAAGGTTAAATTAAAGTATTACGAGAAATTTCAAGAAAGATTTGGTAATAAGAATGATTATATGTCTAAGATGGTGACCAAACGAATTTCCGAATTGAAAGAGGAAATCCACTTTAATGTAAAATAA
- a CDS encoding M56 family metallopeptidase, with protein sequence MIQYVLECIAFQLVFLVIYDFFLKRETFFQWNRFYLLSTFLLSLLLPFVQIEAFKTTVEQPYIEYGEALWGVDNAVTLNPQETSGFDISWQMVLYGLGALVSTLLLVHKLRQLYLLRAKGDKISFKEFTQILVLNSNIAFSFFKSIFIGDKVSKTDYTNIIAHELVHIKQGHSWDLLFFELMRIVGWFNPLVYVYQNRISELHEFIADAKVAKRDRNEQYQLLLSQVFQTQNISFINHFFKSSLIKKRIVMLQKTQSKKVWQLKYLLLVPIILGMLFYTSCVGENSSLTNQVMVVDDINNLSSNQDKKLFDKLEELSLTGEYWEFVLKDENSSIEYKKANNGSYLDLDNGKTINATMTIISNALSERINELKEEVESKDSLTQLDKGQLAQMIYELYPDGVEGITGKKGAIMFKANDNELSQMEKYNKLVAERSRLLKSADESNPIIVSLDQQINALKRGLEAKKVENRVIHQDSVLVPFAVVEEVPVFPGCENETDKRECFQKMMQKHIGKNFRYPEEAQEKGVQGRVSIMFTISEDGSIQNVKLRGPDKLLEDEAARIISLLPEMTAGKQKGKAVNVPYSIPITFKLRDKDEVFALASTKADKPKQNNLNFNSKYDADPVYYVDGVKKSKLEIGMIPPSDIESTHVYKKEMAIILYGEEATNGVIVITLKKKE encoded by the coding sequence ATGATACAATACGTTTTAGAATGCATCGCTTTTCAATTGGTTTTTCTAGTTATCTATGATTTTTTCTTAAAACGAGAAACCTTCTTTCAATGGAACCGTTTTTATCTTTTAAGCACGTTTTTGCTATCGCTCTTGCTGCCTTTTGTACAGATTGAAGCTTTTAAAACTACTGTGGAACAACCTTACATTGAATATGGAGAGGCGCTTTGGGGAGTTGATAATGCGGTTACTCTTAACCCTCAAGAAACTTCCGGGTTTGATATTTCATGGCAAATGGTCTTGTATGGATTGGGCGCGCTAGTTTCTACACTACTGTTGGTTCATAAGTTGCGCCAACTATATCTATTAAGGGCAAAAGGCGACAAGATTAGCTTTAAGGAATTCACCCAAATATTGGTTCTTAATAGTAACATTGCCTTCTCGTTTTTTAAATCCATTTTCATTGGAGATAAGGTTTCAAAAACGGATTACACCAATATTATAGCCCATGAGCTGGTTCATATAAAGCAAGGTCATTCTTGGGACTTGCTCTTCTTTGAGCTAATGCGTATTGTAGGTTGGTTTAATCCGCTAGTCTATGTCTATCAAAATAGAATTTCGGAATTGCACGAGTTCATCGCCGATGCAAAAGTGGCAAAACGAGACAGAAATGAGCAGTACCAACTGCTGTTATCTCAGGTTTTCCAAACACAAAATATATCATTCATCAATCACTTTTTTAAATCATCATTAATCAAAAAACGAATCGTCATGTTACAAAAAACGCAATCGAAGAAAGTTTGGCAATTAAAGTATTTACTGTTAGTGCCAATAATCTTAGGGATGCTTTTTTATACATCTTGTGTTGGAGAAAATTCATCGTTAACAAATCAGGTGATGGTTGTTGATGATATAAATAATTTATCGTCAAATCAAGATAAGAAATTATTTGATAAACTGGAGGAGTTATCTCTTACGGGGGAGTATTGGGAGTTTGTGTTGAAAGATGAAAATTCATCAATAGAGTATAAAAAAGCTAATAATGGGTCATATTTAGATTTGGACAATGGTAAGACGATTAATGCTACTATGACCATTATCTCCAACGCTCTATCAGAGAGAATAAATGAATTAAAAGAAGAGGTAGAATCTAAGGATTCACTAACCCAACTAGATAAAGGGCAATTAGCTCAAATGATTTATGAGTTATACCCTGATGGTGTTGAAGGGATTACCGGTAAAAAAGGGGCAATTATGTTCAAAGCGAATGATAATGAATTATCCCAAATGGAGAAGTATAATAAATTGGTAGCTGAAAGAAGCCGTTTATTAAAAAGTGCCGATGAGAGCAATCCTATTATAGTGAGTCTTGATCAGCAAATAAATGCTTTAAAAAGAGGTTTAGAAGCTAAAAAGGTTGAAAATCGTGTAATCCATCAAGACTCTGTTTTGGTTCCGTTTGCAGTCGTTGAAGAAGTTCCTGTTTTTCCAGGTTGTGAAAATGAAACGGATAAAAGAGAATGCTTTCAGAAAATGATGCAAAAGCACATTGGTAAAAACTTCAGATATCCTGAAGAAGCACAAGAAAAAGGAGTTCAAGGTAGGGTAAGTATTATGTTCACGATTAGTGAAGATGGCTCTATACAAAATGTAAAATTACGAGGGCCTGATAAATTGTTAGAAGATGAAGCTGCGCGTATAATTAGTTTATTACCTGAAATGACTGCTGGTAAACAAAAAGGTAAAGCGGTAAATGTGCCGTATTCTATTCCGATTACATTTAAGCTAAGGGATAAAGATGAAGTCTTTGCGCTTGCTTCAACTAAAGCTGATAAGCCTAAACAAAACAATTTAAATTTTAATTCGAAATACGATGCTGACCCTGTTTATTATGTAGATGGAGTGAAAAAATCGAAACTAGAAATTGGAATGATTCCACCTAGTGATATAGAATCTACTCATGTTTATAAAAAGGAAATGGCTATTATATTATATGGGGAAGAAGCTACAAACGGTGTGATAGTAATTACTTTGAAAAAGAAAGAATGA
- a CDS encoding BlaI/MecI/CopY family transcriptional regulator, producing the protein MKQLTKAEEEVMQQLWQLEKCNVAAIIEQLPEPKPAYNTVSTIVRILEGKGFVDHEKEGKGYLYFPIVKKSDYSNQSINKLVDGYFQGSFKSMVSFFMKKNDMSLTELESILKDIKKDE; encoded by the coding sequence ATGAAGCAGTTAACAAAGGCAGAAGAAGAAGTAATGCAGCAATTATGGCAACTAGAAAAGTGTAATGTAGCCGCTATTATAGAGCAGCTACCAGAGCCAAAACCGGCATATAATACCGTGTCTACTATTGTTAGAATTTTAGAAGGCAAAGGTTTTGTTGATCATGAGAAAGAGGGTAAGGGGTATCTCTATTTCCCTATTGTAAAGAAATCCGATTATAGCAATCAGAGTATTAATAAATTGGTTGATGGTTATTTTCAAGGGTCATTTAAAAGTATGGTTTCTTTCTTTATGAAGAAGAACGATATGAGCCTGACCGAATTGGAGTCTATTTTAAAGGATATTAAAAAGGATGAATAA
- a CDS encoding DUF456 domain-containing protein, whose protein sequence is MDIVLLVFGFVLMLVGIFGSFLPILPGPPISWVGLLLLHLTKAIPQDWVFLGITAALALLVFGFDYVIPAMGTKKFGGTKYGVIGTTIGLLVALFFPVLGPFGIVVWPFVGALVGELLNKADGKTATKAAFGSFLGFLTGTFMKFLIAIIFLGLFIGKAWDHRLELFPFLH, encoded by the coding sequence ATGGATATAGTTTTGCTCGTTTTTGGTTTTGTTTTAATGCTCGTTGGTATTTTTGGTAGCTTCTTACCCATACTCCCCGGCCCACCAATTAGCTGGGTAGGACTATTATTGCTACATCTTACGAAAGCAATACCGCAAGATTGGGTATTCTTAGGTATAACTGCAGCGCTAGCGCTTCTTGTTTTTGGGTTCGATTATGTAATACCGGCTATGGGAACCAAGAAATTTGGAGGTACAAAGTATGGGGTAATCGGAACCACTATAGGGCTCTTGGTTGCACTTTTCTTTCCTGTTTTAGGTCCGTTTGGTATTGTTGTATGGCCATTTGTTGGAGCGTTAGTAGGTGAGCTATTGAATAAAGCCGATGGCAAAACAGCGACCAAAGCAGCGTTTGGTTCCTTTTTAGGCTTCTTGACAGGTACTTTTATGAAGTTTTTGATTGCCATTATCTTTTTGGGGCTATTCATTGGGAAAGCGTGGGACCACCGATTAGAGTTATTTCCTTTTCTACACTAA
- a CDS encoding serine hydrolase domain-containing protein, which yields MKKSALVSFLILLITGSVFSQEFDTAKIDGLFTTLETHDRFMGSVALSKNGKTIYSKTIGYVNIETKQKINTSTKFRVGSISKMFTSTLTFMAVEENKISLDQPLADFFPTVKNASDITIGNLLNHRSGIINVTSLPSYLLWNTQPKTRLQLLELLEQGGSVFTPNSKAEYSNSNYVLLTFILEDVFKDNYANLIKDRITVPLKLSNTYVGSSIAPTNNEAYSYNYDTNWNKSFETDMSIPLGAGAIVSTPIDLNTFATALFKGKLISKNSLKQMTTFTEGYGMGSFQMPYFDKKGFGHNGGIDGFTSQLACFPKDEISVAITSNGSRYGNNDILIAILAAYYGKSFRLPNFNTVTVTPKDLEQYLGTYASRQKKLKVTITQNDGTLMAQATGQSSFPLEAVEKHAFEFYLAGVRLEFEPENKTMYLKQGGGTFTYKME from the coding sequence ATGAAAAAATCAGCACTTGTATCATTCTTAATTTTACTAATTACCGGTTCGGTTTTTTCTCAAGAATTTGATACCGCTAAAATTGATGGCCTTTTTACAACCCTAGAAACCCATGACCGGTTTATGGGCAGTGTTGCCCTATCTAAAAATGGAAAAACTATTTACAGCAAAACCATTGGTTATGTCAATATAGAAACGAAACAAAAGATAAACACAAGCACTAAATTTAGAGTAGGTTCCATTAGTAAAATGTTCACTTCAACTCTCACTTTTATGGCTGTTGAAGAAAATAAAATTTCTTTAGACCAACCTTTGGCAGACTTCTTTCCGACAGTTAAAAATGCATCTGACATTACTATTGGAAATTTACTCAACCACCGCAGCGGTATTATAAATGTAACAAGCCTACCTAGTTATCTTCTATGGAATACGCAGCCAAAAACGAGACTACAGCTTTTAGAGTTATTAGAACAAGGAGGAAGTGTTTTTACTCCAAATAGTAAAGCTGAATATAGTAACTCTAACTATGTTCTGTTGACCTTTATTTTAGAAGATGTTTTCAAAGACAACTATGCCAATTTAATTAAAGACCGAATAACGGTTCCTTTAAAATTAAGCAACACGTATGTGGGTTCAAGCATAGCCCCAACAAACAACGAAGCGTATTCCTATAACTACGACACCAATTGGAACAAATCTTTTGAAACGGATATGTCCATTCCCTTGGGCGCAGGAGCTATTGTAAGTACACCTATAGATTTAAACACCTTTGCAACCGCTCTTTTTAAAGGTAAATTAATTTCTAAAAATAGCTTAAAGCAAATGACCACATTCACCGAAGGCTATGGTATGGGGTCGTTTCAGATGCCTTATTTTGATAAAAAAGGATTTGGCCACAATGGAGGAATTGATGGTTTTACGTCTCAACTGGCATGTTTTCCCAAGGACGAAATATCAGTTGCAATTACATCAAACGGTAGCCGTTATGGCAACAATGACATCCTTATTGCAATTTTGGCCGCGTACTACGGCAAATCTTTCCGTCTACCTAATTTCAATACGGTCACAGTCACACCAAAAGACCTGGAACAATACCTTGGCACATATGCTAGTAGGCAGAAAAAACTTAAGGTTACGATTACTCAAAACGACGGCACCCTTATGGCACAAGCCACTGGTCAATCTTCATTTCCCTTGGAAGCTGTAGAGAAACACGCTTTCGAATTTTACTTAGCAGGCGTTCGTCTTGAGTTTGAACCTGAAAACAAAACCATGTACCTAAAGCAAGGAGGAGGCACTTTCACCTATAAAATGGAATAA
- a CDS encoding nitroreductase family protein: protein MIFDLIKNRRSVFPAQYNDKPIAKADIEKILEAANWAPTHKKTEPWRFRVLQGESQEKLGLFLSLKYLENDPNPKEFKAKKLIENPKRAGAIIAICMQRDPAQSVPEWEEVAATAMAVQNMWLCCTDMGIGSYWSSPGLIKHMHDFFEMNNGEACLGFFYMGYTDEPIPEGERTPIADKVVWMD from the coding sequence ATGATTTTTGATTTAATAAAAAATAGACGTTCGGTTTTTCCAGCACAGTATAACGATAAACCCATAGCAAAAGCGGATATAGAAAAAATATTGGAAGCTGCTAATTGGGCGCCTACACATAAGAAAACGGAACCTTGGAGATTTCGAGTATTACAGGGTGAATCTCAAGAGAAATTAGGGCTTTTTCTTTCTTTGAAATATTTAGAGAATGACCCGAACCCTAAGGAATTCAAAGCCAAAAAATTGATAGAAAACCCTAAACGTGCAGGGGCAATTATTGCTATTTGTATGCAAAGAGACCCTGCCCAAAGTGTTCCTGAATGGGAAGAAGTAGCTGCTACGGCAATGGCCGTTCAGAACATGTGGCTCTGCTGTACAGATATGGGCATAGGTTCTTATTGGAGCTCTCCCGGACTTATAAAGCACATGCACGATTTCTTTGAGATGAATAACGGCGAAGCCTGTTTGGGCTTTTTTTACATGGGCTATACAGATGAACCCATTCCTGAAGGGGAGCGAACACCCATTGCGGATAAAGTAGTTTGGATGGACTAG
- a CDS encoding homogentisate 1,2-dioxygenase — MPLYHKLGNFPQKRHTIFKKKDGTLHYEQLFGTIGFDGMSSLLYHLHRPTQVKEVGKVLDMAPRAAVEYNIKSRLLKGFQVTPEDDYLQSRKTVLFNSDVHVGLAAPKKSLTEYFYKNTDADELLFVHKGSGTLKTFLGEIPFEYGDYLVIPRGMIYQVEFDTEDNRLLITESYHPIYTPKRYRNWFGQHLEHSPFCERDFKLPQNLQTYDEKGEFLMKVKKQGQLHHLVYATHPFDVVGWDGYNFPYGFSIHNFEPITGRVHQPPPVHQTFETSAFVVCSFCPRLYDYHPQSIPAPYNHSNIDSDEVLYYVDGDFMSRKGIDEGYISLHPAGIPHGPHPGTYEASIGKSKTEELAVMIDTFKPLKLTQQAMDIDDGKYYKSWLE; from the coding sequence ATGCCACTATATCATAAACTAGGAAATTTCCCGCAAAAGCGACATACTATTTTCAAAAAGAAGGATGGGACTCTACATTACGAACAACTTTTTGGAACCATAGGGTTTGATGGTATGTCATCTTTACTTTATCATTTACATAGACCTACACAAGTAAAGGAAGTAGGTAAAGTGTTGGATATGGCTCCTAGGGCAGCGGTTGAGTATAATATAAAATCGAGACTACTTAAGGGTTTTCAGGTAACTCCTGAAGATGATTACTTGCAAAGTAGGAAAACGGTACTTTTTAATAGTGATGTGCATGTGGGACTTGCCGCTCCCAAAAAATCGCTTACTGAGTATTTTTACAAGAATACAGATGCAGATGAGCTTTTGTTTGTTCATAAAGGTTCAGGTACTTTAAAGACTTTTTTAGGGGAAATTCCTTTTGAATATGGCGATTATCTAGTGATTCCCCGAGGGATGATTTATCAGGTTGAATTTGATACTGAAGACAACCGATTGTTAATTACCGAAAGCTACCATCCAATATATACACCAAAGCGCTATCGCAACTGGTTTGGACAACACTTAGAACATTCTCCTTTTTGCGAGCGTGATTTTAAATTGCCACAAAATCTCCAAACGTATGATGAAAAGGGGGAGTTTTTAATGAAGGTGAAGAAGCAAGGACAGCTGCATCACTTGGTGTATGCTACGCATCCTTTTGATGTGGTGGGTTGGGATGGCTATAATTTTCCTTATGGTTTTTCGATTCACAATTTTGAACCGATTACGGGGCGTGTACATCAACCGCCACCGGTACACCAGACTTTTGAGACCAGTGCTTTTGTGGTGTGTTCGTTTTGCCCAAGGTTATATGATTATCATCCGCAGTCTATTCCGGCGCCTTACAATCATTCCAATATAGATTCTGATGAGGTTCTATATTATGTGGATGGTGATTTTATGAGTCGAAAAGGTATAGATGAAGGTTATATTTCTTTGCATCCGGCAGGTATTCCTCATGGTCCACATCCAGGTACGTACGAAGCAAGTATCGGTAAAAGTAAGACCGAAGAACTTGCAGTTATGATTGATACGTTTAAGCCATTAAAGTTAACACAACAAGCCATGGATATTGATGATGGCAAGTATTACAAAAGTTGGCTTGAGTAA
- a CDS encoding NAD(P)/FAD-dependent oxidoreductase, whose protein sequence is MNLPNTGQKRLVIIGGGFAGVSLAKKLSEIDLQIVLLDRHNYHTFQPLLYQVSTSGLEPDSIAYPIRKVLKHLENFYFRLANVERIDPEQQVIFTDTGNLEYDYLVLATGTKTNFFGNQQIAQHAMPMKSVPQALDIRSLMLQNFEKADDCQDPVERKALLNFCIIGAGPTGVELSGAFAELKNNVFPKDYRHLNVDEMEINLFEGGPRVLPPMSENASKKAMGFLEDLGVRVHLNAIASNYDGEQVTLKDGSVLKTKNFIWTAGVTGAAIEGFASHILVERLNRYKVNRFNQVEGYNTVFAIGDIAYMETEDFPRGHPQVAQPAIQQGELLANNLEKLLEGKEMKPFTYVDKGTMATIGRNKAVADIKKLKFGGFFAWFIWMFVHLMALVGFRNKVIVFFNWAYNYINYDKAARLILRRFTPRT, encoded by the coding sequence ATGAACCTTCCAAATACAGGTCAAAAAAGATTAGTGATTATTGGTGGCGGTTTCGCCGGAGTATCATTGGCAAAAAAACTCAGTGAGATTGATTTACAAATTGTTTTACTGGATAGGCATAACTATCATACATTTCAGCCCTTACTATATCAAGTTTCTACAAGTGGTCTAGAACCAGATTCCATTGCGTATCCCATCCGTAAAGTGTTGAAACATTTAGAGAATTTCTATTTTAGACTGGCTAATGTTGAACGTATTGATCCGGAACAACAAGTAATTTTTACGGATACGGGTAATCTTGAATATGACTATTTGGTTTTGGCTACAGGCACAAAAACTAACTTCTTTGGCAATCAACAAATAGCCCAACATGCTATGCCTATGAAAAGCGTGCCGCAAGCCTTGGATATTAGAAGTTTAATGTTGCAGAATTTTGAGAAAGCAGATGATTGTCAAGACCCTGTTGAGCGTAAGGCATTGCTTAATTTTTGTATCATAGGAGCTGGGCCTACGGGTGTGGAACTTTCTGGAGCGTTCGCAGAACTTAAGAATAACGTTTTTCCCAAAGATTATAGACATCTGAATGTAGATGAAATGGAAATTAATTTATTTGAGGGCGGCCCCAGAGTATTACCGCCTATGAGTGAAAATGCTTCTAAAAAGGCCATGGGTTTTCTAGAAGACTTGGGAGTTCGCGTTCATCTTAATGCCATTGCTAGTAATTATGATGGAGAACAAGTTACTTTAAAGGATGGAAGTGTATTAAAGACCAAAAATTTTATTTGGACAGCAGGGGTTACCGGTGCGGCCATAGAGGGTTTTGCTTCGCATATATTAGTAGAGCGTTTAAACCGGTATAAAGTAAACCGTTTTAACCAAGTAGAAGGCTATAACACGGTTTTTGCTATTGGCGATATTGCATATATGGAGACTGAGGATTTTCCTAGAGGTCACCCGCAGGTAGCGCAACCTGCAATTCAACAAGGAGAACTTCTAGCCAATAATTTAGAGAAGTTATTAGAGGGTAAAGAAATGAAACCTTTTACTTACGTAGATAAAGGTACCATGGCTACTATTGGTAGAAATAAGGCCGTTGCCGATATTAAAAAGCTGAAATTTGGTGGTTTCTTTGCCTGGTTTATTTGGATGTTCGTTCACCTAATGGCACTTGTAGGTTTCAGAAACAAAGTAATTGTTTTCTTTAACTGGGCCTATAACTATATCAATTATGATAAAGCGGCACGCCTCATATTAAGAAGGTTCACTCCAAGAACATAG
- a CDS encoding universal stress protein translates to MKNILLPTDFSENAWNAARYALELFKNESCTFFVLNTYTPHIAHSRFMATNVASGMLEDAARSQSEEGLANFISRIHIQYKNPKHKFTAISSFSMLVDEVREVVDDYEIDLVIAGTKGASGLEEVFMGSNAVRIIKAVKKCPVLAVPQNFKFQTPDEIAFATDFNRFYTESELKPLLDMALTFNAVIRIVHVQHTISALTELQKFNLSMLRKYLKEVEHYIHTVSELNSISKTLEVFSDELDIHLLAMLHYQHSYMENITRELVVKRVAFHTQIPLLVIPELGMSGSSKNKKEHGAFISE, encoded by the coding sequence ATGAAGAATATATTACTGCCTACCGATTTTTCAGAAAATGCGTGGAACGCGGCACGCTATGCACTAGAACTTTTTAAGAATGAAAGCTGTACTTTTTTCGTATTAAACACGTACACTCCCCACATTGCTCATAGCAGGTTCATGGCAACAAATGTGGCCTCCGGAATGTTGGAAGATGCTGCACGGAGCCAGTCTGAAGAGGGTCTCGCCAATTTCATTTCACGAATTCATATCCAATATAAAAACCCCAAACATAAGTTTACTGCCATATCTTCTTTTTCTATGCTGGTAGATGAGGTTAGAGAAGTTGTAGATGACTATGAAATAGACTTGGTCATTGCTGGGACAAAAGGTGCATCGGGGCTAGAAGAGGTGTTTATGGGGAGCAATGCGGTTCGTATTATAAAAGCCGTAAAGAAATGCCCAGTGCTTGCCGTTCCTCAGAATTTTAAATTTCAGACACCAGATGAAATTGCTTTCGCTACAGATTTTAATCGGTTTTATACAGAATCAGAACTTAAGCCATTGCTAGATATGGCTCTTACTTTTAATGCGGTCATTAGAATAGTGCACGTGCAACACACCATTTCGGCATTAACAGAATTACAGAAATTTAATTTGAGCATGTTGAGGAAATATTTAAAAGAGGTTGAGCATTATATACATACGGTTTCCGAATTGAACTCAATTTCTAAAACGCTTGAAGTCTTTAGTGATGAATTGGATATTCATTTATTGGCCATGCTGCATTATCAACATAGTTATATGGAAAATATAACTAGAGAGCTTGTAGTTAAACGAGTGGCTTTTCATACACAGATTCCTTTATTGGTGATACCTGAATTAGGTATGTCCGGTTCTTCAAAAAACAAAAAGGAACACGGTGCTTTTATTTCTGAATAG
- a CDS encoding Crp/Fnr family transcriptional regulator, translating into MSKEELKRVSDSKISKTLKKGEALFQEGEKLDGVFCVRDGVSKLSKLSANGKDQIVKLASKGEVMGQRAVIAEESTNLSAIAVSDMEVCFIPKEVISNTLECNPNFAVEVLRHMAHDLKEADDVIVNMSQKTVKQRMAEAFLYLKKNYGEDSEGFLTLTLSREDYSNVVGTATESCIRIISEFKKKGLIRTSGKRIGVADERKLLDLIEGF; encoded by the coding sequence ATGAGCAAGGAAGAATTGAAGAGAGTATCCGATTCTAAAATCTCCAAAACACTTAAAAAAGGCGAAGCGCTTTTTCAGGAAGGGGAAAAGTTAGACGGTGTTTTTTGTGTTCGAGACGGAGTTTCTAAATTATCTAAGCTAAGCGCAAATGGTAAAGACCAGATTGTAAAATTGGCTAGTAAAGGAGAGGTTATGGGACAACGTGCAGTTATTGCTGAAGAATCTACCAATTTAAGTGCTATAGCGGTTAGTGATATGGAAGTTTGCTTTATTCCCAAAGAGGTTATTTCTAATACACTTGAATGCAATCCTAATTTTGCTGTTGAAGTTTTAAGGCATATGGCACATGACTTGAAAGAGGCAGATGACGTTATTGTTAACATGTCTCAAAAAACGGTGAAGCAACGTATGGCTGAAGCCTTTTTATACCTTAAAAAGAATTATGGAGAGGATAGTGAGGGTTTTTTAACGCTGACCTTATCAAGGGAAGATTACTCTAATGTAGTGGGTACGGCAACGGAATCGTGTATTCGGATTATTTCTGAATTCAAGAAAAAAGGATTGATTAGAACTTCTGGAAAGAGAATAGGCGTTGCAGACGAACGAAAACTTTTAGATCTAATTGAAGGTTTTTAG